GACTTGCACGACGCGACTACCCTAACCGCGCACTAAAAAGAGACTTCGGAACGAGTAATTCACTCCGGGTTTCCGTACCGGTACCAAACCGCGCCGTACGAATCGGTGCCAGCCGTGACTTGCCGGAGACGGTTCGCCTTCGTCCTATACGCCGAGCAGTCGTCACTCGACGCAGTCGCCACGTACCGCGCGGTCGGCGTCGATGCGACTCGCTCGAGACCAGTCGTGCGAGTCCCGTCCGGAACGATTTCCGTACCGCTCGGGTTACGTATCCCGAACAACGATTATCGGGAGTTCCGTCCGGTCGGCGATCGATTCGTACGTCGGCCCAAAGACGCGCTCGACTCCCGGTTCCTGCGTCTCGCCCACGACGATCAGGTCGTTGTTCCTCGCCGCTTGGCTTATCGCGAACGACGGGTCGTCGTCGACGACGACTTCCTTGTCGATTCCTGCCTGCGAGTACCCCTCGTCGACGAGTCGCTGTTTGACCTCCGAGAGCAGTTGCTCGCCCTCCTCGACGTCGGACTCGGACTCGGCGACGTGCAAGAGATTCGTGTGTAAGAGAACCTCCTGATTCAACGCGCAGACGAAGTCGCTGATCGGTCGCGCGAACTTCTCGTCGCGTATCGCGACTAAGACGTGGCCCAAGGTGGTGATGGGGTTCGGTACGAGAAGCGCGTCCACGTCCCGGTCTTCGGCGACGGTCGTCGGTGCGTCCGCGACGTTCTCTCCCATGACGAGTTCTACCTCGGCGGTCTCCCCTCTTTGAACGAAGTCGGCCGCGAGCGTGTACAGGTCCCGATACGCCTCCACTTCGCGTCGCTGCCGTTCGTCTGCCGTCAGTTCCCTCGGCGTCTCGTAGACACCGAGCAGAATCACTTTACAACTTGTGAGCCCCTCTACGAAGGTCGAAGGGAGCGGGTCCGGGTCGGGGAACTCGACTGGAATCAACACGGTCTGTGACGACATCCTTGTTCACCGAATTCTGATACGGTTCATCCGCCAAAAGTCTCTGTGGCTCTCAGCTACGACACCGCAAGACGGTTTTATACCTAGATTCGGGATGCTCACTCGACCCGCGGTCGTCGGGTCTCGTCCGACGGCGGTCCACCGATTACTCGATTCGGTCGAACGTCTCGGACACCGACCGGTACGTCCGGTCGCGACTCGTCCCCTCGGCCTCTATCACGTCGTACTGGTCCATCTTCGAGAGGTAGTTGCGGACCGTGCGGTCGGTCTTCGGGTCGTCCGTGCGCTCGCGGTACTCCTCGTACAGTTCGCTCGGCGAGATGGCGTCGTGGTCCTCGATAATCTCGTAGAGCGTGTGCTGGTGGGGCGTCAGCGTGTCCACGTCCTTCTCGTGGCGTTCGGCGCGCGCCTCCGGAATCGACGCTTCCACGATTTCGTCGGTGATTCTCGACTCGTAGCTCTGGTGGGCCTGCCGGGCGGCCGTCCGGAGGACACTGAGCGCGACGCGGGCGTCGCCCGCGGCGGCGTCGGCGATGGTCGCCAACTGGTCGCGCTCGACGGCGTTCTCCTCGAGACCGCGCTTCACGCGGGCGTCCATGATGGACACGAGTTCCGCCGAGTCGTAGCGGTCGAACCGCACGCGCTCGCACCCCGTGAGCCGACTGGTCAGGCGTTCGTCGGCGTTGGCGAACAGTTCCCGCTCGCGGTTGGCGATGAGCAGCATCGAGAACTGCGGGAGTTCGTGGAGCGTGTAGAGCAGACGCTTCTGTTCGAGTTGGTCGGCCTCGTCGAGGATGACCACGCACGGCGGGCCGTCGTACGTGCGCAGTCGCTCGAAGAGTTCGTCGCGCGGCGTGGACTGGCGGTGGATGTCTATCGTTTTGCCGAGTCCCTCTAAAATCCGGTAGAGGGTGCGAAACTCCGAGAAGTTCTGCCAGCAGTTGACGTACTGGTACTCTACGTCGAGGACCTCTTGGCGCAACTGCTCGGCGGTGTACTTGGCGAGACAGGTCTTGCCGACGCCCGAGGGGCCGAGCAGGAGGGTGGTGTCGGCGGGGTCGCCGTCGGTCAGCGGAGCGAGGACCTCGGTGAGGTGGGTGACCTCGGCGTCTCGATGCTCGACTTCTCGGGGAACGAAGCCTGTCCGGAGGACGCGAGCATCGGTTATCATTAGTTCCGGTATCAGGCCACTGGGACTTAAATGCCGAGGCTGGTTTTCCGGAAATTCCAGAAGTCCCGTCGGCGGTAGGTTCGCCCGTCGCGTCGACACGTTGGCGCGTCGGCGCGCGTTCGACGCTCGGCCGCTCCTACGCGTTGGACTCGCCGGTACTCGCGGTCCGCGTTTGCACTTCGCCGCTTATCTGCCCGAGCGGTTGCCCCACGAAGAGGCCGCCTAAAAGTATCCCTAGCGCTCCCACTCCGAGCAGCGTGGCCCGACTGCCGAACGCGTCGACGACGGGACCGGTGAGACCGAGACCGACGACGAACGCCAGCGACGAGAACACGCCGACGACGGAACTGTATCTGCCGAGTCGCTCCTCCGGCACCACCAGTTGACCGAGCGTAGTTACCGGAACCCTGACCGCGGCGAACACTGCTCCGGCGAGCGCGAGCGAGACGAGGACGGCGGCAGTCTGAACCCCCGTGGTCGGGACGCGTACGACGGCGAGAACGAGCAGGAGACCGAACACCGGGAGACCGCCCACGACGAGTCGCCCGCGATAGGCGTGGACGAGGCCGTCGTACCGGCCGACGAGGAGGCTTCCCGCGGTCATCCCCGTGAAGAACGCCGAGTACAGGAGGCCGATGGCGAACCCGCCTTCGAGCGGGAGCGAGGGAGCGTAGACGGGGAGCGCGACGTTGATGGGGGCGAGGGTGAACTGGAGACCGACTTGGAACGCGACGAGGTTCGTCAGGAGCGGATGGTCGGCGACGTACCCGAGACTGTCGGAGATGTCCCGCTTCGTCTCTCGAACGACCGACCGGAGTCGCGCGCGAAACGTTCGTTTCGGTGACTGGTCTTCGTCCGGCGACGGGCGGCCGCGCTCGGACGGAATGGCGAGGACGAACAGCGCGGAGAGGAAGAAGGAACCGGCGTCGACGTAGAAGGCGTCGAACGAACCGACGACTGCGATTACCGCGCCGCCTCCGGCGAAGAACATCTGGGAGACGCTGAAGGTCAGTTCCTTCAGGGAGTTCGCCGACTCGAGGTCGTCGTCGGGGACGAGTTGCGGGATTATCGCGCTCCGGGCCGGGCCGTCGAACGCGTCGATGATGCCGGTGAAAAGGGCGACGGCGAGGATAGTCGGAACGAGCAGTTCGCCGCGTCCGACCGCAGGGATGACGAGAACGACCGCGCCCCTGACGACGTCGGACCCGACGAGGAGGTGCTTGCGGTTGACGCGGTCGGCAATCGCACCGCC
Above is a window of Halorussus limi DNA encoding:
- a CDS encoding universal stress protein codes for the protein MILLGVYETPRELTADERQRREVEAYRDLYTLAADFVQRGETAEVELVMGENVADAPTTVAEDRDVDALLVPNPITTLGHVLVAIRDEKFARPISDFVCALNQEVLLHTNLLHVAESESDVEEGEQLLSEVKQRLVDEGYSQAGIDKEVVVDDDPSFAISQAARNNDLIVVGETQEPGVERVFGPTYESIADRTELPIIVVRDT
- a CDS encoding Cdc6/Cdc18 family protein; its protein translation is MITDARVLRTGFVPREVEHRDAEVTHLTEVLAPLTDGDPADTTLLLGPSGVGKTCLAKYTAEQLRQEVLDVEYQYVNCWQNFSEFRTLYRILEGLGKTIDIHRQSTPRDELFERLRTYDGPPCVVILDEADQLEQKRLLYTLHELPQFSMLLIANRERELFANADERLTSRLTGCERVRFDRYDSAELVSIMDARVKRGLEENAVERDQLATIADAAAGDARVALSVLRTAARQAHQSYESRITDEIVEASIPEARAERHEKDVDTLTPHQHTLYEIIEDHDAISPSELYEEYRERTDDPKTDRTVRNYLSKMDQYDVIEAEGTSRDRTYRSVSETFDRIE
- a CDS encoding MFS transporter, with translation MSFRSALSHRGFRALWFGQVASRVGDSVHEIALIWVVYEVTGDPTLLSLTFVASFLPTTVLSLPGGAIADRVNRKHLLVGSDVVRGAVVLVIPAVGRGELLVPTILAVALFTGIIDAFDGPARSAIIPQLVPDDDLESANSLKELTFSVSQMFFAGGGAVIAVVGSFDAFYVDAGSFFLSALFVLAIPSERGRPSPDEDQSPKRTFRARLRSVVRETKRDISDSLGYVADHPLLTNLVAFQVGLQFTLAPINVALPVYAPSLPLEGGFAIGLLYSAFFTGMTAGSLLVGRYDGLVHAYRGRLVVGGLPVFGLLLVLAVVRVPTTGVQTAAVLVSLALAGAVFAAVRVPVTTLGQLVVPEERLGRYSSVVGVFSSLAFVVGLGLTGPVVDAFGSRATLLGVGALGILLGGLFVGQPLGQISGEVQTRTASTGESNA